The window TTTTTCGGGCATGGGTCTCTCCTCGCAAGGCTCGGCATTTTCCTGGCGAGGATGCTGAGGGCGCGGAGGCTGGCGGCCTTGATCCAAATCAAGCCTCCGTTTGGGGTCCCCCTGCAGTCTTTGCACGGTCGAGCCGTTCGAGCCCGACCAAGCGTGCAGCGAGGAGAATGGAATGAGCGGGAGCCAAAAAGCCGTCTTGGCGGCGGTGACAATGTCGATTGCGGTCTCGGCAGGGCCGGCAAGAGCGATCGATTTTACCGGGGCGTGGTCTACCAGCGCGGAGGAATGTAAAAACGTATTCGTTCGGAAGGGAAAGGCGAACCAGATCACGTTCGCCCCGATGTCCGAGGTGCATGGCGGGGGATTTATCGCCGAGCCGAACCGGCTGATCGGACGCACCGCAAAATGCGCGATCAAGGCGAAAAAGGACGACGGTCAGACCGTGAACATCGTCGCAAGCTGCGCAACCGACATCATGCTCTCCACCGTCCAGTTTCAATTGAACGTGGTCAATCAGGACAAGGTCCGGCGGCTCTTTCCGGGGATGGAGGACATGGAAATCTTCTACTACCGCTGCCAGATCTAACGAAAATCGCCCGAGGCTCTGAGAGGAGGGTCGATTGCACGAACAGCTTCACCCGATGACACCTCTTCATTTGCCGTTCTATGTCGTCAAGCCCGGCGAGACCGACGTTTTGATGATCGTGATGGGAATCTTCCTGATTACTGCCGTGCTCGGCGTCGGCAACATCTATTTGCGATTGCACTCGTTGCCGGAGCGGATGGCGCACAAATCGCAGAAGCTGCAGTTTGAAATCGTCGCTATCCTGGGCTTGCTCGCGTTGTTTACGCACATCCACCTGTTCTGGATTGCAGCTCTGTTGCTGGCGGTGATCGATATCCCAGATTTTGGCACGCCGCTGCGCAGCATCGCCGGATCGGTCGAAAAGATAGCCGATTCAACAGAGGGAGCGGCAAAGCAGGAAGCCGCGGATGAAGAAAGCACCGCTCCGGCCGCGACGGCCTCCGACAAGACAGATCACGGCGTTCCGAAGAAGGAGGTGCGCGGTCATGCTTGAATTGATGCTCTGCTCGCTATTCACGTTGGTGCCAGACTATCTCTACCGGCGCTATGTCCAGGGCAAGCGCATTGGCAAGGAAATCACGCTCTTTTCGGTATGGTACGAGCTGCGATGGGGCATCACGGGCTGTCTGATGCTCACGGTCGGGCTCATCACGACGATCTTCTATTTCCATCCGTCGACCACTTCGGCGATGCTGTTCTTCCGGACGGTTCCGATCGCTCCTGAGACGATAGGACGCGTCGCAGAAGTCAATGTCGGCTTCAGCCAGTCCGTCACCAAGGGCACCGTGCTGTTCACGCTGGATAGTTCGAAGCAGCAGGCGGCTGTGGAAGCAGCCAAACGGAAGATCGCCGAGGTCGATGCGTCGTTGGTCTCCGCAAAGGTCGACGTGGTCAAGGCCGAGGCGCAGATTCAGCAGGCCAACAGCGACTACAAGCAGGCCAAGGACGAGCTGGATGTGAAGAGCGAGTTGCAGCGGCGCAATCCAGGCATCGTGCCGCAGCGCGATATCGAGAAACTACAGGTGCTCGTCGCCGGACGGCAGGCCGCGATCGATGCTGCCGCTGCAGCGAAAGAATCTGCGGAAATCAATGTTGCGACCCTTCTGCCGGCAGAGAAGGCAAGCGCGGAAGCAGCCCTTGCGCAGGCCCAGGTCGAGCTCGACAAGACCGTCGTCCGCGCGGGCGTCGACGGTCGCGTCGAGCAGTTTTCCCTTCGACCCGGCGATATCGTCAATCCGCTTGCGCGACCCGCCGGCGTGCTGATCCCGGAAGGCGCGGGACAGCGCTCTCTGCAGGCCGGGTTCGGACAGATCGAAGCGCAGGTGCTGAAGCCCGGGATGATTGCTGAGGCGGCGTGCGTGTCCGTGCCCTGGACTATCATTCCGATGGTCATCACCAACGTGCAGGATTATATCGCAACCGGTCAGTTCCGCGGCGGCGAGCAGCTGATTGACGCGAGCGCGGCGCGGCCCGGCACAATCCTCGTGTTTCTTGAACCAATCGACAAGAACGGTCTTGCGGATGTAACGGCGGGCAGCTCCTGCATTGTCAATGCCTACACCAGCAATCACGACAAGATCGCATCAAAGGACACTGGCGCCCTTCAGGGCTTCGTGTTGCACGCCATCGACGCGGTCGGTCTGGTGCACGCCATGCTTCTTCGCATCCAGGCACTGCTGCTGCCGATCCAGACGCTGGTCCTGAGCGGGCACTAAAAAGCGCGCGGTTCTCGGGCGGACCTTTGATCTTGATCAAGCGTCCGCTCTCCAGTCGGGGTTCCCTCAAGCTTCGGGTTCCGATGGAGACAGGCCATGTTGTGCTGCAGAAAAGCAATGCTGGCTTTAGCGATCATTCTTGCAACCCCGTTCACCGCGGTTGCGCAAGGAACGGGCGCGCCGCCTCCGCCATCCGCCACCACACCGCCCCCGCAAGCCGGGGAGGCCCTGCTGAAGCCAGAGCAACTCGAAGCGCTGGTTGCGCCGATCGCACTCTATCCCGACGCACTGCTCGCCAACATGCTGGCGGCTGCGACCTATCCGCTGGAGGTGGTGACAGCTGCTCGCTGGGTGAAGGAACACAAGAATCTCAAGGGCGATCAGCTCAAGAGCGAAGTCGACAAGCAGTCCTGGGACGACAGCGTCAAGGCGCTGACCAGCACGCCGAGCGTGCTTGAGATGATGAACGACAAGCTCGACTGGACCCAACAGCTCGGCGACGCTGTGCTCGCCCAACAGCCGGACGTGATGGATGCGATCCAGCGCCTGCGGGCGAAGGCTCAGGCCAACAACAAGCTGGTGTCCACCAAGGAACAGAAAGTCACGGTTCAGAAGGTCGAGAACAAGCAGGTGATCGTGATCGAGCCGACCGATCCGAACGCGATGTACGTTCCCTACTATGAGCCTTCGGTCGTCTACGGCACCTGGCCGTATGCCGACTATCCACCCTATTACTTCGGATATCCGTCCTACATCGGCGCCGGCGTCATCGCTGCCGGACTTGCGTTCGGCACGGCCTGGGCCATTGGGCGCTGGGGCAATTATTGGGGCGGCGGCTGCAACTGGGGCAACAACAACTTCTTCATCAACCGCTCCAATAACATCAATTGGTCGCACAACGCGAACCACCGCCAGGGTGTCCGGTACAACAACGCTAACGTGGCGCAGCGATTTGGCGGCGACAAGGTGCGTGCCGGCGCCGCTGACAGAATGGACTACCGCGGTCGCGGTGGCCAGCAGGTGCTCAACCCCGATCGTGGAGGTAACCGTGGACCTGGTGATCGCGGAGGCGATCGCGTCGGTGGCGGCGATCGTGGTGGTGGCAATCGTGTCGACACGCGCGATCGGCCCGGAGGCGGGCAAGCCAAGGGCGGCGATCGCGGGCCGGGCAAGGGCGGTGGCGCGAAACAGGCGCGGCCGGCTGATCGTGCGCGTCCTTCTGGTGGTGCGAGGGGCGGCGGGCGTGACAACGCGATGAGGGTGCAATCGGGAAGGGCAGCCAACCTTCAGTCCGCACGCGGCCGGGCCAGCTTCGCAAGTGCCGGTGGTGGTGGGCGCGGGGCTATTTCTGCAGGCGGTGGTGGCTTCCGTGGCGGCGGCGGTGGTGGCGGAGGCCGCGGCGGCGGTGGTGGCCGACGGTCCGATCTGTGGCTGAAGCACGGCGTGGAGCTGCTCGGACGCCTCGAGAATGGACTCGGCTACTATCGGTTCAGCTATCTAGGCAGCGACAAGGCTTACGTCGGCGTCATCGCGCAGGAGGTCGAGGCGGTGAGGCCTGATGCAGTCACGCGCGGCCGCGATGGCTATCTCAAAGTCTACTACGACAAGCTCGGATTGAAATTCCGCACCTATCAAGACTGGCTCGCCGGCGGCGCGCAAATTCCAACGCGAGCGAGGATGTGATCATGACATTGCTTCAGCCGACACGATCCAATCGTTGCTGGTCCACAGGACTGATCGCCGCCGCCATGCTGCTGCTGTCGATGCCGGCGGCATCAGCCCAGCAATCCTTCCAGTCACCCGAGGACGCCGTAGCAGCCCTCGTTGCAGCAGCGAAATCGGGCGAGACGAAAGACTTCGTCAAGGTGCTCGGTCGCGACGCCGCTGATATCGTCGAGTCCGGAGACATGGTCGCGGATAATGACACACGACAGCGTTTCGTCGCTGCCTTCGACGCCAAGCATTCCATCAGCATGGAAGGCAGCAAGAAGGCGATCCTCATGCTCGGCAAGGACGACTTCCCGTTTCCGATCCCGCTCTACCACACGAAAACGGGTTGGGAATTCGACACGGCCGCCGGCCGCATTGAGATCCTTTATCGTCGGATTGGGCGCAACGAGCTCGACGCGATCCAGACGTGTCTCGCCTATGTCGACGCACAGAATGAATATGCCGATAAGGACCGCGACGCGGGGCCGGGAGTCTATGCTCAGCGCATTGTCTCCAGCTCCGGCAAGAAGGATGGCCTCTATTGGCCGTCGGATGGTGATCAGAGCCCGCTGGGTGAACTTGCTGCACAGGCGTCAGCAGAAGGCTACAAGGTCGGTAGCGGCGAGCCACAGCCTTACCACGGCTATTACTTTCGCATCCTGACTCGACAGGGGCCAAACGCTCCCGGCGGCGAGCTGGACTATGTCGTCAATGGCAAGATGATTGGCGGCTTCGCACTCATCGCTTACCCCGCCGAATACGGCAATTCCGGCGTCATGACCTTCGAGGTCAATCATGCCGGCACAGTTTACCAAAAGGATCTCGGCGAGCTGACAGAAGTGATTGCGAAGCGCGTGAAATGGTTCGACCCCGATCAAACCTGGAAGAAGATCGAGGTCACGAGCCCGTAATAGCAACAGGAGGGTCGTTCCGATGGGTAAATACTTCCTAAAACTTGCTCTGGTGATGCTACTGGCCTCGGTTGTCCTGACGAGGCCATCTCACGCTGTTACGGGTTATGTTCACGTCGAGTTCCTGAAGGCTGGGTTGATTGTCGGAGCCGGCTTCGGCCGCGGGGTGCTAACTTATCGCGGTCGCGACTATCGTTTTAAGATCTCGGGTCTGAGTTTGGGTCTAACAGCTGGAACATCCACCACGCGACTCGATGGGCGGGCCTCTCATCTGCATCAATTGAGCGACTTTGCCGGGACCTATGCTGCGGTTGGCCTTGGTGGGGCTTGGGTCGCGGGAACCGGCGGCGTGCAGCTGAAGAATGACAAGGGTGTGACTATCACGCTGCAAGGCAGGAGGGTGGGCTTGGAAGTTGCGGCCAATCTGAGCGGCATCAGCATTCTATTCGAGCAGCCCGTGAACTGAAGCGCGCGCGCTGGGGTTGAAGCGTTCAGCGGTCCCGTAGGCGAGGTTGGTCGTTGAACAATGTCTCTGGCAGGAAGGATCTCATGCGCAACCATGCAAATCACGCTCAAACTCGCTCTGGTCGCGCTGGTGGCAGCGACACTGTTCATCCGACCGGCGGACGTGAAGATGGGTTCTGTTCGCGTCGTCTTCACAAAGGCGGCGCTGGTCGCGGGTGGAGGCATCGGACGCGCCGTATTGACCTTTGATGGCCGCGACCATCCCTTCCGGGTGTATGGCCTGAGTGTCGGCGTTACGATCGGAGCATCGATCGCCAGGTTGACCGGACGGGCCTCATATCTGCATCAGTAAAGGGTA is drawn from Bradyrhizobium lablabi and contains these coding sequences:
- a CDS encoding HlyD family secretion protein; its protein translation is MLELMLCSLFTLVPDYLYRRYVQGKRIGKEITLFSVWYELRWGITGCLMLTVGLITTIFYFHPSTTSAMLFFRTVPIAPETIGRVAEVNVGFSQSVTKGTVLFTLDSSKQQAAVEAAKRKIAEVDASLVSAKVDVVKAEAQIQQANSDYKQAKDELDVKSELQRRNPGIVPQRDIEKLQVLVAGRQAAIDAAAAAKESAEINVATLLPAEKASAEAALAQAQVELDKTVVRAGVDGRVEQFSLRPGDIVNPLARPAGVLIPEGAGQRSLQAGFGQIEAQVLKPGMIAEAACVSVPWTIIPMVITNVQDYIATGQFRGGEQLIDASAARPGTILVFLEPIDKNGLADVTAGSSCIVNAYTSNHDKIASKDTGALQGFVLHAIDAVGLVHAMLLRIQALLLPIQTLVLSGH
- a CDS encoding DUF3300 domain-containing protein; protein product: MLCCRKAMLALAIILATPFTAVAQGTGAPPPPSATTPPPQAGEALLKPEQLEALVAPIALYPDALLANMLAAATYPLEVVTAARWVKEHKNLKGDQLKSEVDKQSWDDSVKALTSTPSVLEMMNDKLDWTQQLGDAVLAQQPDVMDAIQRLRAKAQANNKLVSTKEQKVTVQKVENKQVIVIEPTDPNAMYVPYYEPSVVYGTWPYADYPPYYFGYPSYIGAGVIAAGLAFGTAWAIGRWGNYWGGGCNWGNNNFFINRSNNINWSHNANHRQGVRYNNANVAQRFGGDKVRAGAADRMDYRGRGGQQVLNPDRGGNRGPGDRGGDRVGGGDRGGGNRVDTRDRPGGGQAKGGDRGPGKGGGAKQARPADRARPSGGARGGGRDNAMRVQSGRAANLQSARGRASFASAGGGGRGAISAGGGGFRGGGGGGGGRGGGGGRRSDLWLKHGVELLGRLENGLGYYRFSYLGSDKAYVGVIAQEVEAVRPDAVTRGRDGYLKVYYDKLGLKFRTYQDWLAGGAQIPTRARM
- a CDS encoding DUF2950 domain-containing protein, which translates into the protein MTLLQPTRSNRCWSTGLIAAAMLLLSMPAASAQQSFQSPEDAVAALVAAAKSGETKDFVKVLGRDAADIVESGDMVADNDTRQRFVAAFDAKHSISMEGSKKAILMLGKDDFPFPIPLYHTKTGWEFDTAAGRIEILYRRIGRNELDAIQTCLAYVDAQNEYADKDRDAGPGVYAQRIVSSSGKKDGLYWPSDGDQSPLGELAAQASAEGYKVGSGEPQPYHGYYFRILTRQGPNAPGGELDYVVNGKMIGGFALIAYPAEYGNSGVMTFEVNHAGTVYQKDLGELTEVIAKRVKWFDPDQTWKKIEVTSP